A region of Catenibacterium mitsuokai DNA encodes the following proteins:
- a CDS encoding DNA-processing protein DprA codes for MDINNVYVRDAILYYTIQQYFNCNDKKTSQFIAQLDHFNYRSGLIHNIPYLSLQLHVSEKDFYHTYLRVKDSFKTLPENVILVKKGDEIYSKLLAVIPTAPLYLFLKGNVHLLNEKSVSVVGSRNASKEAMEKTEILVKALVKRNIVVNAGLAKGIDTITHQTALKNNGRTIAVIGTPINQYYPKENKKLQLTIEKHGLVVSQFPPCNKVYKWNFPTRNATMSGISIATIIMEAGEKSGALRQADHCIKQGRDILIPYSLLYSSLLWPRKYIQKGAHTFKNIKDVLEFLNKNDILYLLHNDDFEVNSIEID; via the coding sequence ATGGATATCAATAATGTATATGTAAGAGATGCTATTTTGTATTATACCATCCAACAATATTTCAATTGTAACGATAAGAAAACTAGTCAATTCATAGCACAACTAGACCACTTCAATTATAGAAGTGGTCTCATACATAATATCCCTTACTTATCCTTGCAATTACACGTATCAGAGAAGGATTTCTATCATACCTATCTAAGAGTCAAGGACAGTTTCAAAACACTCCCAGAAAACGTTATACTAGTTAAAAAAGGTGATGAGATATATTCTAAACTATTAGCTGTGATTCCAACAGCACCACTATATTTATTTCTTAAAGGCAATGTACATTTATTGAATGAAAAGTCTGTCAGTGTAGTAGGGAGTAGAAATGCTTCTAAGGAAGCAATGGAAAAAACAGAAATACTTGTAAAAGCATTAGTTAAAAGAAATATAGTTGTTAATGCAGGACTTGCAAAAGGTATAGATACAATAACCCACCAAACAGCATTAAAAAACAATGGAAGAACTATAGCTGTCATAGGAACACCTATTAACCAGTACTATCCTAAAGAAAACAAAAAACTTCAACTCACAATTGAAAAACATGGACTTGTTGTCTCACAATTCCCACCCTGTAATAAAGTATACAAATGGAATTTTCCTACAAGAAATGCGACTATGAGTGGTATTTCTATTGCGACTATTATCATGGAAGCAGGAGAGAAAAGTGGTGCATTAAGACAAGCAGATCACTGTATAAAGCAAGGTAGAGATATCCTCATACCATACTCATTACTATATTCTTCTCTCTTATGGCCTAGGAAGTATATCCAAAAGGGTGCACATACCTTTAAAAACATAAAAGATGTATTAGAATTCTTAAACAAGAATGATATTCTTTACCTATTGCATAATGATGATTTTGAAGTAAATAGTATAGAAATAGATTGA
- a CDS encoding SIR2 family protein, giving the protein MSKTIEQLIESLDTIPFLFVGSGLSRRYYNLPDWIGLLKVMAAKLNKDSFVFRSYEDRASFENSPYGINPKIASLIEEDFNKEWFRNPEIRSLDGAYTEKVENGCSPFKAELSYYLKQKSVLCPELKDEVTLLNNIAKKSIAGIITTNYDLFFETYLSQYTIYIGQQALLFSQLQGIAEVYKIHGSLNDPQSIVINEKDYKEFKEKREYLAAKLLTIFMEYPIIFMGYSISDSNIRDILSSIVKCMSNEQVKLLKRRFIFIEYDAEMEGYDIGESSFAFEDNKMITMTKITLSDYSLIYNAIGKKKMKIPVRLLRLLKDELYLFTLSNEPTENIKVAAIDDDRVSNDELVISIGTTETISLIGLKGISADQWYRNIVMHDLRYNIEDLLDYAPTLAKQVSGKLPINSLYEDKYKKIEGIDKLLVNDFEEIISNTIKRDRSKHPQINIESILKEITDIDKQMINIAYLKKEQVNLIDLENYLKSKFEQDNDILKNSKPFTRTNLRRLIRIYDYLKGESKKASD; this is encoded by the coding sequence ATGAGCAAAACAATTGAACAACTCATTGAAAGTTTAGATACAATACCATTTTTATTTGTTGGATCTGGATTATCAAGAAGATATTATAATTTACCTGATTGGATAGGATTGTTAAAAGTAATGGCTGCTAAATTAAACAAAGATTCATTTGTATTCCGTTCTTATGAAGATCGAGCATCTTTTGAAAATAGTCCATATGGTATTAATCCTAAAATAGCATCACTTATAGAAGAAGACTTTAACAAAGAGTGGTTTCGCAATCCTGAAATTAGAAGCTTAGATGGAGCTTATACTGAAAAGGTAGAGAACGGATGTTCTCCATTTAAGGCTGAACTGAGTTATTATCTAAAACAAAAATCAGTTTTATGCCCAGAATTAAAAGATGAAGTTACTTTATTAAACAATATTGCGAAAAAATCAATTGCTGGAATTATTACGACAAATTATGATTTGTTTTTTGAAACATATTTGTCTCAGTATACAATTTATATAGGCCAGCAAGCACTCTTATTTTCTCAATTACAAGGTATTGCAGAAGTTTATAAAATTCATGGTTCTCTAAATGATCCTCAATCTATAGTTATCAACGAAAAGGACTATAAAGAATTTAAAGAAAAACGTGAATACTTAGCTGCTAAGCTACTTACTATATTCATGGAGTATCCTATTATTTTCATGGGCTATTCTATTTCAGATTCTAATATTAGGGATATTTTAAGCTCTATAGTAAAATGCATGTCAAATGAACAGGTTAAATTACTGAAAAGAAGATTCATATTTATTGAATATGATGCAGAAATGGAAGGATATGATATTGGTGAATCATCATTTGCATTTGAAGATAATAAAATGATTACAATGACAAAAATAACCCTATCTGACTATTCATTGATTTATAATGCAATCGGCAAAAAGAAAATGAAAATACCCGTTCGTTTGCTACGATTATTAAAAGATGAATTATATTTGTTCACATTATCAAATGAACCTACTGAAAATATTAAAGTAGCTGCAATTGATGATGATAGAGTTTCAAATGATGAATTAGTAATTTCTATAGGCACAACAGAAACAATTAGCTTAATTGGTTTAAAAGGTATATCTGCAGATCAATGGTATAGAAATATTGTGATGCATGATCTCAGATATAATATCGAAGATTTATTAGATTATGCACCAACACTAGCAAAACAAGTTTCGGGTAAATTACCTATTAATTCTTTATATGAGGATAAATACAAGAAAATAGAAGGGATTGATAAGTTGCTTGTAAATGATTTTGAGGAAATAATATCTAATACAATAAAAAGAGATCGAAGTAAACATCCTCAAATCAATATAGAAAGCATTTTAAAAGAAATAACCGATATAGATAAGCAAATGATAAATATAGCTTACTTAAAAAAAGAGCAAGTAAATCTGATTGATCTAGAAAATTATTTAAAAAGTAAGTTTGAACAGGATAACGATATATTAAAGAATTCTAAACCTTTTACTCGAACAAATTTAAGAAGGTTGATTAGAATTTATGATTATTTAAAAGGAGAAAGCAAAAAAGCCTCTGATTAA
- a CDS encoding dicarboxylate/amino acid:cation symporter, which yields MKTSNGKQLAKKMLIAMICGLACGFGCIMLREHLVSGGQTDLWTKINNLFFQDITQPNATKAVGIFYIVGQLFVNSLQLIIVPMVFVSITLAISTITDTKKLGRISTKTILTFFITTVCALCFAGVIASVVYRLGFFNAVGKAAVTIQKGSTGANPLNIILNIIPNNLISAFSTNGNVLAIVFIAVAIGLAMNALEDETKTLKKLFEEVSKIITLFLSFVVNKFAPIGIFCLLTRTFAIYGIDSLRPALAYVVTVVIALFVYLFLAYPIYLMTMARVNPKPFMKKMVKVALFGFSTSSSAATLPINKRTVTEELGVDDQIASFVLPLGMTINMDGTAIMQVIAAMFIAASSGYKITFMSMAVIAVLALIASVGTPAAPGAGAVILFTILTGMGYTNDAALLAYSLILSINRPIEMLVTSLNVVGDASTSVIVAKKENMIDQEVYKG from the coding sequence ATGAAAACTAGTAATGGTAAGCAGTTAGCTAAGAAAATGCTGATTGCAATGATCTGCGGTCTTGCTTGTGGTTTTGGATGCATTATGCTAAGAGAACACTTAGTAAGTGGTGGACAGACTGATCTTTGGACAAAGATCAATAACTTATTCTTTCAGGATATTACACAGCCAAATGCAACAAAAGCTGTTGGTATCTTCTATATTGTAGGACAGTTATTCGTTAACTCACTACAGCTTATTATTGTACCTATGGTATTTGTATCAATTACACTTGCGATTTCAACTATCACAGATACAAAAAAATTAGGTAGAATTTCTACTAAAACTATTTTAACTTTCTTTATCACAACTGTATGTGCTTTATGTTTTGCAGGTGTGATTGCTTCTGTTGTATATCGTTTAGGTTTCTTTAATGCAGTTGGTAAAGCAGCAGTGACTATCCAGAAGGGTTCTACTGGTGCTAACCCATTGAATATTATCTTAAATATTATTCCTAACAATCTTATCTCAGCATTCTCTACTAACGGTAACGTATTAGCCATTGTATTCATAGCTGTTGCTATTGGTCTCGCAATGAATGCTTTAGAAGATGAAACAAAGACTTTAAAGAAGTTATTTGAAGAAGTATCTAAGATTATTACTTTATTCTTATCATTTGTAGTTAATAAGTTCGCACCTATCGGTATCTTCTGCTTATTAACTAGAACATTCGCAATTTATGGTATTGATTCATTAAGACCAGCACTTGCTTATGTAGTTACAGTTGTTATTGCATTATTTGTATATCTATTCTTAGCTTATCCAATCTACTTAATGACTATGGCTAGAGTTAATCCAAAGCCATTCATGAAAAAGATGGTGAAGGTTGCTTTATTTGGTTTCTCTACTTCTTCAAGTGCTGCCACTCTTCCAATCAACAAGAGAACAGTAACTGAAGAACTAGGTGTAGATGATCAGATTGCTTCATTCGTATTACCTTTAGGTATGACAATCAACATGGATGGTACAGCTATCATGCAGGTTATTGCTGCTATGTTTATTGCAGCAAGTTCTGGATATAAGATTACATTCATGTCTATGGCTGTTATTGCAGTATTAGCACTTATTGCTTCAGTTGGTACTCCAGCTGCTCCAGGTGCAGGTGCTGTTATCCTATTTACTATTTTAACTGGTATGGGTTATACAAATGATGCTGCATTACTTGCATACTCATTAATTCTTTCAATCAATAGACCTATTGAAATGTTAGTTACTTCACTTAATGTAGTTGGTGATGCTTCTACTTCAGTTATTGTAGCTAAGAAAGAAAATATGATTGATCAGGAAGTATATAAAGGGTAA
- a CDS encoding RloB family protein, which produces MNRKLRKNYYFSVEGETEKWYLKWLENQINNNENSLFKVNFTVYVQKNPITAIKRITSVDNIEIVHVFDFEEPQNEEAFKNTLSSMKKATKMKKVRKYSLGYSNYSFDLWIILHKSNMRIKRTYRSDYLSDINRNFNTHFESMARYKEETNFKRLLNSLTLNDVIFAISNAEKIEHQNMRDYNKINHCGYEYYRENPSLSIHKCVKDILKAVGLL; this is translated from the coding sequence ATGAATAGAAAATTACGTAAAAATTATTATTTTTCTGTAGAAGGAGAAACAGAAAAATGGTATCTCAAATGGCTTGAAAACCAAATTAATAATAACGAGAATTCATTGTTTAAGGTGAATTTTACTGTATATGTTCAAAAAAATCCTATTACAGCAATTAAAAGGATAACATCTGTAGATAATATAGAAATTGTTCATGTTTTTGATTTTGAAGAACCACAAAATGAAGAAGCATTTAAAAATACTTTAAGTTCTATGAAAAAAGCAACCAAAATGAAAAAAGTTAGAAAGTATAGCTTAGGATATAGTAACTATTCATTTGACTTATGGATAATCTTACATAAATCAAATATGAGAATAAAAAGAACCTATAGATCAGATTACTTATCAGACATTAACCGAAATTTTAATACTCACTTTGAATCTATGGCAAGATACAAAGAAGAAACAAACTTTAAAAGATTATTAAATTCATTAACTTTGAATGATGTAATATTCGCAATATCAAATGCCGAAAAAATAGAGCACCAAAATATGAGAGATTACAACAAAATAAATCATTGCGGTTATGAGTATTACAGAGAGAATCCATCATTGAGTATCCACAAATGTGTAAAAGATATTTTAAAAGCTGTTGGATTGTTATAA
- a CDS encoding type II toxin-antitoxin system RelB/DinJ family antitoxin, giving the protein MDTDITICMDNNVKEKADALFSELGMDLNTAFNLFVRESLRAGGFPFELRPNKKVIEAMKEAKRITHDSSIEGYNNLDELFDELKG; this is encoded by the coding sequence ATGGATACAGACATTACTATTTGTATGGACAATAACGTAAAAGAAAAAGCAGATGCATTATTTAGTGAACTTGGTATGGACCTTAATACAGCATTTAATCTATTTGTGAGAGAATCATTACGTGCGGGTGGTTTCCCTTTTGAATTAAGACCAAACAAAAAAGTTATAGAGGCAATGAAAGAGGCAAAAAGAATAACTCATGATTCCTCTATCGAGGGATATAACAATCTAGATGAGTTATTTGATGAACTCAAAGGATAA
- a CDS encoding MATE family efflux transporter — translation MEERNNFAKGKVSTHILSIAGPMIVAQLINVLYNVIDRIYIGRIPHTATLAMGGLGICLPIISIVIAFANLFGMGGAPLCSIARGRGRNDEAEVIMGNAFFLLVLFGIGLMVIGFIFKEKILWMFGASAHTFKYANDYLTIYLFGTVFVLIGLGMNSFINSQGFAKIGMMTVLIGAVLNIILDPVFIFVLDMNVKGAALATVLSQFVSALWTLRFLTSDKTILKLKKECMHLNPYYVKRIFSLGTAGFMMGITNSIVSIVCNSTLQLYGGDLYIAIMTIINSIREVVQLPAQGFGNATQPVLGYNYGAKEYKRVLSSIYFVTFLCFGTMFIIWVLITAFPQYFINIFTHDPHITKHAIIYIRLYFAGFFMQSLQICGQSVAVGLGKSKQAIFFSIFRKVIIVAPLTIILPRFIGIEGVFISEAISNFIGGGACYITMWMTIGKNLKREISQ, via the coding sequence ATGGAAGAAAGGAATAATTTTGCGAAGGGAAAGGTTTCTACACATATATTATCTATTGCAGGACCAATGATCGTAGCACAGTTGATTAATGTACTCTATAACGTGATAGATAGAATATATATAGGACGTATTCCTCATACTGCAACACTGGCTATGGGAGGACTGGGAATATGTCTTCCTATTATTTCTATAGTGATTGCGTTTGCGAACTTGTTTGGTATGGGTGGTGCCCCACTTTGTTCTATTGCAAGAGGAAGAGGGAGAAATGATGAGGCAGAAGTGATTATGGGGAATGCCTTCTTCTTATTGGTTCTATTTGGAATAGGTTTGATGGTGATTGGGTTTATCTTTAAAGAGAAGATCTTATGGATGTTTGGAGCAAGTGCACATACATTCAAGTATGCGAATGATTATTTGACTATTTATTTGTTTGGTACTGTGTTTGTATTAATAGGACTTGGTATGAATAGTTTTATTAATAGTCAAGGGTTTGCGAAGATTGGTATGATGACAGTACTGATTGGGGCAGTACTGAATATAATATTGGACCCTGTATTTATATTTGTATTGGATATGAATGTAAAGGGAGCAGCACTCGCAACAGTACTATCACAATTTGTATCTGCTTTATGGACATTACGCTTTCTAACAAGTGATAAAACGATCCTTAAGTTAAAAAAAGAATGTATGCATTTAAATCCTTATTATGTAAAGAGAATCTTTTCTTTAGGAACTGCTGGATTTATGATGGGGATCACTAATTCTATTGTATCTATTGTATGTAATTCTACTTTACAATTATATGGTGGTGATCTCTATATTGCGATTATGACGATTATTAATTCTATTAGAGAGGTTGTACAGTTACCTGCTCAGGGGTTTGGGAATGCCACTCAGCCAGTACTAGGCTATAACTATGGTGCGAAGGAATATAAGCGTGTATTGTCTTCTATCTACTTTGTGACATTCTTATGTTTTGGGACAATGTTTATTATCTGGGTATTAATTACTGCTTTCCCACAATACTTTATTAATATCTTTACTCATGATCCTCATATTACTAAACATGCAATTATTTATATTAGATTATATTTTGCGGGATTCTTTATGCAGTCATTACAGATCTGTGGTCAATCTGTAGCGGTAGGATTAGGCAAATCAAAACAGGCTATCTTCTTTTCTATCTTTAGAAAAGTGATTATAGTAGCCCCTCTGACTATTATTCTTCCCCGCTTTATTGGTATTGAAGGTGTGTTCATATCAGAAGCAATCAGTAATTTCATAGGCGGTGGTGCTTGTTATATTACAATGTGGATGACAATTGGAAAGAACTTAAAAAGAGAGATTTCACAATAG
- a CDS encoding ImmA/IrrE family metallo-endopeptidase yields the protein MCIEIENYKQHDFFNYFNYNQIDADAETLLNTLLNNPEYNLHLNKRRVPVMGIAKVLGFTIYTTKFNDYNVKATIGISKQLIDKYKSDKVIILSSGYTDEEILFSLCYELAHYIYDSNPSDEYSHTYRINDIEPRAIRFADALLMPLTSFKEAYTELSHNINDLELLIRALSNTFNAPQVAVQRRLKQVINTRL from the coding sequence ATGTGTATTGAAATAGAAAACTACAAACAACATGATTTCTTCAATTACTTTAACTACAATCAAATAGATGCTGATGCTGAAACTTTACTCAATACTCTCTTGAATAATCCAGAATACAATCTGCATCTCAACAAAAGAAGAGTACCTGTTATGGGAATTGCGAAAGTTTTAGGCTTTACAATCTATACTACAAAATTCAATGATTATAATGTTAAAGCAACAATAGGCATATCAAAACAACTCATTGATAAATACAAAAGTGATAAAGTCATTATTTTAAGTAGTGGATATACTGATGAAGAAATTCTTTTCTCTTTATGCTATGAGTTAGCTCATTACATCTATGATAGTAATCCAAGTGATGAGTATTCTCATACATACAGAATTAATGATATAGAACCAAGAGCTATTCGTTTTGCGGATGCTTTATTAATGCCACTAACATCCTTCAAAGAAGCATATACTGAGTTATCTCACAATATTAATGATCTAGAACTTCTTATTCGTGCATTGTCTAATACATTTAATGCACCTCAAGTTGCAGTACAAAGACGTTTAAAACAAGTAATAAATACAAGGCTTTAA
- a CDS encoding glycoside hydrolase family 3 N-terminal domain-containing protein, producing the protein MKKVSAIALSTAMALSMALPSKVNATSRVDQLLSNMSTRQKITQMLMVDFRYWDEDLSDGLQTTGHEFTKMNDQVRKIVEDYDFGALIYFAQNIQETEQSYNLSMAMQKAATKDGGIPLLISADQEGGSVYRLGSGTALPGNMALGATHNTEYAKKAGQIIGSELSSIGINTNLAPVVDVNNNANNPVIGLRSYSDNADVVGNMASATIAGLKDYNVIGCAKHFPGHGDTATDSHYGLPIVNKSKAELLNNELKPYKIAINQGIEMIMTAHILYPQLDNTTVVSEKTGNEEKKPATMSKAIITDLLKGEMGFNGVVTTDAMNMKAIADTFGESQAVKLAIEAGADLICMPTVLYNQEDVKKLDTIIDYVEDAVKKGEISESRLDDGCRRILTVKENRGILDWKESDFSLNKALSTVGSATNRATEREIAAAAVTVVKNENNTLPVVVKENQKILMLCPYDNERAQMIMAYNRAKEAGLIPDSAEVKVVRYNGSNMDAVKENIDWADTVFVNSEISTASRFSSNHWLYSYVEGIVDYTHEKGKKSIVMSVDKPYDVQMYANADAILAVYGCKGSSVDVTEAIVGGVTSSKAAYGPNIIAGIEVALGTFGAQGTLPVNIPVYDKTAKLYTDTIKYKRGYGISYKSLLNKDTLNDLIAKADALDSKKYTEESWNKFTPALAGAKEVANTNGVSQKKIDEAIASLQAAMDALVEKPAETKPEEPKKDDTKKDETKKDETKKDETKKDETKKDETKKDETKKDNVKTGDMTNILPFAALMGLACVAFIFLKKKKA; encoded by the coding sequence ATGAAGAAAGTATCCGCTATAGCACTTAGTACAGCTATGGCACTCTCAATGGCTTTGCCATCTAAAGTCAATGCCACAAGCAGAGTGGATCAATTACTCTCTAATATGAGTACAAGACAAAAGATCACACAGATGCTTATGGTAGACTTCCGTTACTGGGATGAAGACTTAAGTGATGGTTTACAGACTACAGGTCATGAATTTACTAAGATGAATGACCAAGTCAGAAAGATTGTAGAAGACTATGATTTTGGAGCACTTATTTATTTTGCTCAGAACATCCAGGAAACAGAACAATCTTATAACTTAAGTATGGCTATGCAGAAAGCAGCTACAAAAGATGGTGGTATTCCACTATTAATTAGTGCTGACCAGGAAGGTGGTAGTGTATACCGTTTAGGTTCAGGTACAGCTTTACCTGGTAATATGGCTTTAGGAGCAACTCATAATACAGAGTATGCGAAAAAAGCAGGTCAGATTATTGGTAGTGAATTAAGTAGTATTGGTATTAATACTAACTTAGCGCCTGTTGTTGACGTCAATAATAATGCCAACAACCCAGTTATTGGTCTAAGAAGTTATAGTGATAATGCGGATGTTGTTGGTAACATGGCTTCTGCAACTATTGCTGGTTTGAAAGACTATAACGTTATTGGATGTGCGAAGCACTTCCCAGGTCATGGTGATACAGCCACTGACTCACATTATGGTTTACCAATCGTAAACAAATCAAAAGCAGAATTATTAAATAATGAATTAAAACCATATAAGATTGCAATCAATCAGGGTATTGAAATGATCATGACTGCACATATCTTATATCCACAATTAGATAACACAACTGTTGTTTCAGAAAAAACAGGTAATGAAGAAAAGAAACCTGCGACTATGTCAAAAGCAATTATCACTGATCTTCTAAAGGGAGAAATGGGATTCAATGGTGTCGTCACTACCGATGCGATGAACATGAAGGCTATTGCTGATACATTTGGTGAATCACAAGCAGTTAAGCTTGCGATTGAAGCAGGGGCTGATTTAATCTGTATGCCTACAGTTCTTTACAACCAGGAAGATGTTAAGAAGCTAGACACAATTATTGATTATGTAGAAGATGCTGTTAAGAAGGGTGAAATCTCTGAATCTAGATTAGATGATGGATGCAGAAGAATCCTTACAGTAAAAGAAAATAGAGGTATCTTAGATTGGAAAGAATCTGATTTCTCTCTAAACAAAGCTTTATCAACAGTAGGTAGTGCCACTAACAGAGCAACTGAAAGAGAAATCGCAGCAGCAGCTGTTACTGTTGTAAAGAATGAAAACAATACTTTACCAGTAGTAGTAAAAGAAAACCAGAAGATCTTAATGCTTTGTCCATATGACAATGAAAGAGCACAGATGATCATGGCTTATAACCGTGCTAAAGAAGCAGGACTTATCCCAGACTCTGCAGAAGTTAAAGTAGTAAGATATAACGGTTCAAATATGGATGCTGTAAAAGAAAACATTGATTGGGCTGATACAGTATTCGTTAATTCAGAAATTAGTACTGCAAGTCGTTTCTCATCGAATCATTGGCTATATTCATATGTAGAAGGTATCGTAGACTATACTCATGAAAAGGGCAAAAAGTCTATCGTGATGTCAGTAGATAAACCATATGATGTACAGATGTATGCAAATGCAGATGCTATTTTAGCTGTATATGGATGTAAAGGTTCTTCAGTAGATGTGACTGAAGCAATTGTTGGTGGAGTTACATCTTCTAAAGCTGCTTATGGACCTAACATTATTGCAGGTATTGAAGTTGCTTTAGGTACATTTGGTGCTCAGGGAACACTTCCAGTTAATATTCCTGTATATGATAAGACTGCTAAGCTTTACACTGATACAATCAAGTATAAACGTGGTTATGGTATCTCTTATAAGTCTTTATTAAATAAGGATACTTTAAATGATTTAATTGCTAAGGCTGATGCTTTAGATTCTAAGAAATATACTGAAGAATCTTGGAATAAGTTCACACCTGCTTTAGCTGGGGCAAAAGAAGTAGCTAATACAAATGGCGTTTCTCAGAAGAAGATTGATGAAGCGATTGCTTCATTACAGGCTGCTATGGATGCTTTAGTAGAAAAACCTGCTGAAACAAAACCAGAAGAACCTAAGAAAGATGACACTAAGAAGGACGAAACAAAGAAAGACGAAACAAAGAAAGATGAAACAAAGAAAGATGAAACAAAGAAAGATGAAACAAAGAAAGACGAAACAAAGAAAGATAATGTAAAAACTGGAGATATGACAAATATTTTACCATTTGCTGCATTAATGGGTCTTGCTTGTGTTGCATTCATCTTTTTAAAGAAGAAAAAAGCTTAA
- a CDS encoding acyltransferase family protein yields MFGIYILSMLSMMFIFAGNIVSYGGMFQSSSTLAVITLWAMFYLAYIAINCFALSYGFKEYGKKHKLSRYLLLLLTALIYNVALTYAFHLYKPENVTMHSVTHAFFLLSNNAYWLFTAFTGMFLLSPIVDYMVEHISRETAIKAVWIIGLLGFYGLFSAGELKDPLLFKSGRGIIWFTCLYFIGATVRKHELYKVNVSKTALIGLCSFVLNGFLMLSLDKFIGNTFDDYFLSALSPLLLVTSICLLYVFANMKSKQEKIVQFIDESTLCTYLLASHSLFLGYVLLNQFTTLAGMPFYLLALMVIMIALSLYVVALIIDLIRRGIFKVLRLEKLALWIETLFGKLLNKLSA; encoded by the coding sequence ATGTTTGGAATTTATATTTTATCGATGTTATCGATGATGTTTATCTTTGCTGGTAATATTGTTTCTTACGGCGGGATGTTTCAATCATCATCAACACTTGCAGTGATTACTTTATGGGCTATGTTTTATCTTGCTTACATTGCAATCAACTGTTTTGCATTATCTTATGGTTTTAAGGAATATGGTAAGAAACATAAGTTATCACGTTATTTACTACTGCTTTTAACTGCACTTATCTATAACGTGGCTTTAACTTATGCATTCCATCTCTATAAGCCAGAAAATGTTACAATGCATTCTGTAACGCATGCATTCTTCTTATTATCGAATAATGCTTATTGGTTATTTACAGCCTTTACAGGCATGTTCTTACTAAGTCCTATTGTAGACTACATGGTAGAACATATTTCTAGAGAAACAGCGATTAAAGCGGTATGGATCATTGGATTACTTGGATTCTATGGCTTATTTAGTGCAGGAGAATTAAAGGATCCACTTTTATTTAAGAGTGGTCGAGGAATCATCTGGTTCACATGTCTTTATTTCATTGGCGCAACTGTAAGAAAACATGAACTTTATAAAGTCAATGTATCAAAAACCGCATTGATCGGTTTATGTTCATTTGTCTTAAATGGTTTCTTAATGCTAAGCTTGGACAAGTTTATTGGTAATACATTTGATGATTACTTCTTATCAGCCTTATCACCATTATTACTTGTAACTTCTATCTGCTTACTTTATGTTTTCGCAAATATGAAGAGTAAACAAGAAAAGATTGTACAATTTATTGATGAATCAACTCTTTGTACATATCTTCTTGCTAGCCATTCTTTATTCTTAGGCTATGTCCTATTAAACCAGTTTACAACACTAGCAGGTATGCCTTTCTACTTACTTGCTCTTATGGTCATCATGATTGCATTATCTCTTTATGTAGTTGCATTAATCATCGATTTAATCAGAAGAGGAATATTCAAGGTACTAAGATTAGAAAAGCTTGCATTATGGATTGAAACACTATTTGGAAAATTATTAAACAAGTTATCTGCTTAA